In Candidatus Poribacteria bacterium, the following are encoded in one genomic region:
- a CDS encoding Gfo/Idh/MocA family oxidoreductase — protein sequence MAKIRLAMIGCGGNSSGHARRMNANPDVQIVGTCDVSTDIAKGYIDRNLSDLSPRPGAYDDIGKMLKETTPDAVVISTPHTLHFEQGMQALEAGCHVLMEKPMVTSSQDAYTLAEKVEETGLTLTIGYNTPCSPNFYYTREVVRSGELGKLELVIGYITQGWKGGTTGTWRQNPKLSGGGQAYDSGAHLLNSLCWAVESKVAEVYAYTDNQDRDVDINSSINVKFENGVLAAMAVSGNCPSPGGTHMALVFENGRIEVDGWGGGWIRVWKGGEALDPPPITDDMSAGSPDDNFIDTLMGRAEPRTNPMNGIIQSELMDLIYESADTGVPARPER from the coding sequence ATGGCGAAGATTCGACTTGCCATGATTGGGTGTGGCGGAAACTCCTCCGGCCACGCCAGACGTATGAACGCAAACCCCGACGTACAAATCGTCGGCACCTGTGATGTAAGTACAGACATCGCCAAGGGCTACATTGATCGGAATCTGTCCGATCTCAGCCCACGTCCGGGTGCCTATGATGACATCGGTAAAATGCTCAAAGAGACAACACCGGACGCCGTGGTGATCTCTACACCGCACACACTCCATTTTGAGCAGGGCATGCAGGCACTTGAAGCCGGGTGCCACGTGTTAATGGAAAAACCGATGGTTACGTCTTCTCAAGATGCGTATACCCTCGCTGAGAAGGTGGAAGAAACCGGACTCACGCTTACCATCGGTTACAATACGCCGTGCTCACCAAACTTCTACTATACCCGAGAGGTCGTCCGAAGCGGAGAACTCGGTAAGTTGGAATTGGTAATCGGGTATATTACACAAGGTTGGAAAGGCGGGACAACTGGAACGTGGCGGCAGAATCCGAAACTCTCCGGTGGTGGACAGGCTTATGACAGCGGGGCGCACCTCCTGAATAGCCTCTGCTGGGCAGTCGAATCGAAAGTCGCTGAAGTCTATGCTTATACCGATAATCAGGACCGTGATGTAGACATCAACTCTTCGATTAACGTCAAATTTGAAAACGGTGTCCTTGCTGCAATGGCGGTCAGTGGTAATTGTCCAAGTCCGGGCGGCACGCACATGGCGTTAGTCTTTGAGAACGGTCGGATTGAAGTTGACGGTTGGGGCGGCGGTTGGATTCGCGTCTGGAAAGGTGGCGAAGCATTAGATCCACCGCCAATTACAGATGACATGTCCGCTGGCTCACCTGACGATAACTTCATTGATACACTCATGGGCAGAGCAGAACCCCGGACAAATCCGATGAACGGGATTATCCAATCTGAATTGATGGATCTCATCTATGAATCCGCAGATACAGGAGTCCCCGCGCGTCCAGAACGCTAA
- a CDS encoding putative toxin-antitoxin system toxin component, PIN family: MRPIVVYDTNILISGMVWGGTPYDCIKLAMTDRIEGVICAEIIDEFTEKLTTKLEYPQFRISRIVTRLLGCLRTVKITNKLKGVTKDPDDDKIIECAVVGGATHIVTGDKRHLLPLQHYQGIHIVTATDFLRQFQ; this comes from the coding sequence ATGCGACCAATAGTCGTTTATGATACAAATATTTTGATATCCGGTATGGTATGGGGTGGAACTCCTTATGACTGCATCAAACTCGCAATGACAGATAGAATTGAAGGCGTAATCTGTGCCGAAATAATTGATGAATTTACTGAAAAGTTAACCACCAAACTTGAATATCCGCAGTTCCGAATCTCAAGAATCGTTACCAGACTCCTTGGTTGCCTCCGAACCGTTAAAATTACAAATAAACTTAAAGGGGTCACCAAAGATCCTGACGACGATAAAATAATAGAATGTGCTGTTGTTGGTGGTGCTACTCACATTGTTACTGGGGACAAGAGACACTTGTTACCACTGCAGCACTATCAAGGGATTCATATCGTAACAGCAACTGACTTTCTTCGACAGTTTCAATAA
- a CDS encoding GNAT family N-acetyltransferase, whose protein sequence is MSKNNILSQLPMDLGDNLKLRFATSDDTNALAEFNIRLHEAENVGPNIRDLMSGNHPTCKASDFTVVEDTKTQKIVSSTCLISQTWTYSGIPFKFGQPEFVATEAAYRRRGLVRKQFEVIHALSEARGELMLGITGIPWYYRLFGYEMALDMEAAQVIDRMHIPKLKKEETETCRLRPRTDADNAFIQELYAKAVEPHVFVCPRTPALWEYEFNGRSAESDARHEWRIIEDIEGTQLGYVQHLQWCIKGFCESGAPGTNLLVMRMELKPGVGYLHLIRSLLRALWKQAEATPAAPEINNPETTGVQFILGREHPVHNVFPKGAVRKEPPYAWYIRVPDLVAFLRHIQPALEKHLIGTVAEGYTGELKISFYRSGIHLKFHHGTLKEIADWTPEDIEAGDAQFPDLTFLQLLCGRCRTAELASNFVDCWTNDTAAVLLDCLFPEFKSEIWHL, encoded by the coding sequence ATGTCAAAAAACAACATCTTATCGCAACTTCCGATGGATTTAGGCGATAACCTAAAACTCCGATTCGCGACATCGGACGACACGAACGCCCTCGCTGAATTCAACATCCGCCTCCACGAAGCCGAGAATGTGGGACCGAATATCCGGGACCTGATGTCAGGAAATCACCCTACCTGTAAGGCAAGCGATTTTACCGTCGTTGAAGATACCAAGACCCAGAAAATTGTGTCATCTACCTGCCTGATTTCACAGACATGGACCTATAGCGGCATCCCGTTCAAGTTCGGACAGCCCGAATTTGTCGCTACCGAAGCTGCATACCGCAGAAGAGGACTCGTCCGAAAACAGTTTGAGGTGATTCATGCATTGAGCGAGGCGCGCGGAGAACTGATGCTCGGTATCACTGGTATACCGTGGTATTACCGACTCTTCGGATATGAGATGGCACTCGATATGGAGGCAGCACAAGTCATTGACCGCATGCACATCCCGAAACTCAAAAAAGAGGAGACCGAGACGTGTCGGCTCCGACCGCGAACAGATGCGGATAACGCTTTCATCCAAGAACTCTATGCAAAGGCTGTTGAACCACACGTTTTCGTATGTCCACGGACACCCGCACTCTGGGAATATGAGTTCAACGGACGCTCCGCAGAGAGTGATGCACGGCATGAATGGCGCATCATCGAAGATATAGAGGGAACGCAACTCGGATACGTGCAACATCTTCAGTGGTGTATCAAGGGGTTTTGCGAATCCGGAGCTCCCGGCACCAACTTACTTGTCATGCGGATGGAACTAAAACCGGGAGTTGGGTATCTGCACCTGATCCGTTCGCTATTACGAGCACTGTGGAAACAGGCGGAGGCAACGCCAGCAGCACCTGAAATCAACAATCCAGAAACGACAGGCGTCCAGTTCATATTGGGACGTGAGCATCCCGTCCATAACGTCTTCCCTAAAGGTGCTGTCCGTAAAGAACCGCCGTACGCATGGTATATCCGGGTACCGGATTTAGTAGCGTTCCTACGGCATATCCAGCCAGCCCTCGAAAAACACCTCATCGGCACCGTTGCGGAAGGATACACCGGCGAACTCAAAATCAGTTTCTATCGGAGCGGGATACATCTCAAATTCCATCACGGTACCCTAAAAGAGATAGCAGACTGGACACCAGAAGACATTGAAGCCGGTGATGCCCAATTTCCAGATCTCACCTTTCTGCAGCTCCTATGCGGACGGTGCCGCACAGCAGAATTGGCATCAAATTTCGTCGATTGCTGGACAAACGACACTGCAGCCGTACTACTCGATTGCCTATTTCCCGAATTCAAAAGCGAAATCTGGCATCTTTGA
- the argB gene encoding acetylglutamate kinase, whose translation MNRTAEVLIEALPYIRRFYDRQIVIKYGGAAMEDESLIHSVMEDVVLMKYVGIRPIIVHGGGPRITTWMDKIGKVPEFVQGLRVTDAETAEIAEMVLGSINKEIVSRINQHGGKAIGLSGKDANLVLAEKQETQVTDENGQTIDVDLGFVGKIIGVNTESVSALDRSGYIPVITPIGVGVDGQTYNINADTMAGEIASAFQAEKLIMLTDTRGILRDLSDEASLMPTIRMREVDEFIREGCIAGGMLPKVEACITALIGGVYKTHIIDGRIPHSLLLEVFTEGGIGTEIVR comes from the coding sequence ATGAACAGAACGGCTGAAGTGCTTATTGAAGCTTTACCTTACATCCGCCGCTTTTATGATCGGCAGATTGTCATCAAATATGGCGGTGCTGCGATGGAGGACGAGAGTCTTATCCATTCCGTTATGGAGGATGTCGTCTTGATGAAATATGTCGGTATTCGACCGATCATCGTTCACGGCGGTGGCCCCCGGATTACGACATGGATGGACAAAATCGGGAAAGTGCCAGAATTTGTGCAAGGATTACGTGTAACGGATGCTGAAACGGCTGAAATCGCCGAAATGGTGCTCGGATCGATTAACAAAGAGATTGTGTCGCGTATCAACCAACACGGCGGGAAAGCGATAGGACTCTCCGGGAAAGACGCTAATTTGGTGCTTGCCGAAAAACAGGAGACTCAGGTTACCGATGAAAACGGGCAGACTATAGACGTGGACTTGGGGTTCGTTGGGAAGATTATCGGGGTCAACACCGAGTCGGTTTCTGCACTTGATCGGTCAGGTTATATTCCTGTTATCACACCGATCGGTGTCGGTGTTGATGGGCAAACTTATAACATTAACGCCGATACAATGGCAGGCGAGATCGCCTCCGCGTTTCAAGCAGAGAAACTCATTATGCTCACCGACACGCGCGGCATTCTCCGAGACCTCTCGGATGAGGCATCGTTAATGCCAACGATCCGTATGAGAGAGGTGGACGAATTTATTAGAGAGGGTTGCATCGCGGGCGGTATGCTGCCGAAGGTAGAGGCGTGTATAACGGCACTCATCGGTGGCGTGTATAAAACACATATTATTGATGGTAGGATTCCGCATTCGCTGCTGCTTGAAGTTTTTACAGAGGGTGGCATAGGAACCGAAATCGTTAGATAG
- a CDS encoding zinc-binding dehydrogenase, giving the protein MQISAQISQFHGTGTPFEIREMPVTITSDNILVRVTLSTICGSDLHTVSGRRGADTPCVLGHEIVGTVAAPTHLRSLTGAPLNEGDRVTWSLMASCGTCDYCVNRELPQKCETLFKYGHARSEGAAALSGGFASHIQLQPGTAVYHIPDSVTDGEAAPVNCAFATVVNGLTTIGTQPNESAIIHGAGMLGIYAACYLREQGYNIVAVVDINEQRLQTIKRFGATHTFNPDKTSIEEIDSVLKQLTNGRGVDLGVEVSGATIGLSHLVTWAAIGGRVLTLGYVYPNAHTSVDAHHLVTKCVTLRGVHNYHYTALGTALHFVEENRSRYPFAELIGQTYQLEDINKAFEHAIRQDEIRIAIAP; this is encoded by the coding sequence ATGCAAATATCAGCACAAATTTCCCAATTTCACGGCACAGGCACACCTTTCGAGATTCGTGAGATGCCTGTAACCATCACGTCAGATAATATCCTCGTCCGTGTCACGCTCTCGACCATCTGTGGTTCCGATCTCCATACCGTATCAGGTCGGCGTGGTGCAGATACACCCTGTGTGCTTGGACACGAAATTGTCGGCACCGTTGCAGCACCGACACATCTCCGTTCCCTAACCGGTGCCCCACTAAACGAAGGAGACCGGGTTACGTGGAGTCTCATGGCTTCTTGTGGCACCTGCGACTATTGCGTCAACAGAGAACTCCCACAGAAGTGTGAGACGCTTTTCAAATACGGACACGCACGGAGTGAAGGTGCTGCTGCTTTGTCAGGCGGATTTGCCAGCCATATCCAACTGCAGCCGGGGACGGCTGTCTATCATATCCCTGATAGTGTAACAGACGGAGAGGCGGCACCGGTCAACTGCGCCTTTGCGACCGTAGTCAACGGCTTGACGACCATCGGTACACAGCCTAACGAATCGGCTATCATCCACGGTGCAGGTATGTTAGGCATCTATGCGGCCTGCTATTTGCGGGAGCAAGGCTATAATATCGTTGCCGTTGTAGACATCAACGAACAACGTTTACAGACCATCAAACGCTTCGGAGCAACACACACCTTCAACCCAGACAAGACATCCATCGAGGAAATTGATTCGGTGCTAAAACAACTTACAAACGGGCGCGGGGTTGATCTCGGGGTAGAAGTTAGTGGCGCAACGATTGGATTGTCGCATCTGGTTACGTGGGCGGCAATCGGTGGACGCGTCTTAACGCTCGGCTACGTCTATCCGAACGCACATACCTCTGTCGATGCACATCACCTTGTCACAAAATGTGTAACACTCCGAGGCGTTCACAACTACCACTACACCGCACTCGGCACCGCACTCCATTTCGTAGAAGAAAACCGGTCCCGCTATCCGTTTGCTGAACTTATTGGACAAACATACCAATTAGAGGACATCAACAAAGCCTTTGAACACGCAATACGTCAGGACGAGATCCGCATCGCTATTGCACCATAG
- a CDS encoding phytanoyl-CoA dioxygenase family protein: protein MEHHITDEQWEHFEENGYVRIGQVATDAELAQIQQRMDDIMLGKAPLDYDQIMMQLDREPGKNVPGPQSKGHKGATLLYRKIQNLELDPIFLAYLQKPVFEEVCAKIYGDDTPVTCFRAMFMNKPAHEGTQLTWHQDRWQDLDRDPQITIYTALDPAMIENGCVHIIPKSHSRLINPENGSGFLTQEHIDDIVAKATPLPMELKAGEVVLLHNWMLHSSGTNDTDIPRRAFSVCYMHGDTKSHNGHIFTRVFGDDAIRVADLSKFQHESPLVY from the coding sequence ATGGAACACCATATAACAGACGAACAGTGGGAACATTTTGAGGAAAACGGTTATGTGCGCATCGGACAAGTCGCAACGGATGCCGAGCTCGCACAAATACAACAACGGATGGATGACATCATGCTCGGCAAAGCACCCTTGGATTACGACCAGATCATGATGCAGCTTGACCGAGAACCCGGAAAAAACGTACCCGGACCGCAGTCTAAAGGACACAAAGGGGCAACACTCCTATATCGGAAGATTCAGAACCTTGAACTCGATCCGATCTTTTTGGCGTATCTCCAGAAACCGGTTTTTGAGGAAGTTTGCGCAAAAATCTACGGCGATGATACCCCAGTTACCTGTTTTCGGGCGATGTTCATGAATAAACCCGCACACGAAGGCACGCAGCTCACGTGGCATCAAGACAGGTGGCAGGATCTCGACCGCGATCCGCAGATTACCATTTATACCGCCTTGGACCCAGCAATGATTGAGAACGGTTGTGTACATATCATTCCGAAGTCGCATAGCAGACTCATCAACCCTGAAAATGGATCCGGTTTTCTCACACAGGAGCACATCGACGACATCGTCGCGAAGGCTACACCGCTACCGATGGAGCTGAAAGCGGGAGAAGTCGTTTTACTCCATAATTGGATGCTGCACAGTTCCGGGACAAACGATACGGATATTCCGCGACGCGCGTTTAGTGTCTGCTACATGCATGGTGACACGAAGTCACATAACGGGCATATCTTTACGCGGGTGTTCGGCGATGACGCGATTCGTGTCGCCGATTTATCGAAGTTTCAGCATGAAAGCCCACTCGTTTATTAG
- a CDS encoding DNA internalization-related competence protein ComEC/Rec2 has product MKFKLRPALYFLIPYLLGIIVGGWVSIPLLWLWFTVLLCLIGSIVTRQRRRYLCYGLLHLAVFAGGMLRLETASHSPIPPHFYDQPISFSGTTTYQPERGEAWDACYAAGELQLLSDPTQQVSAKFLIRFQKLVPLRYGRHITLTGVLRQPQGRRNPGGFDYRAYLARQDVVGIIDAKGLLRIDEQGGFLPGRWIEALRIRTERVIDNIYTASGTVAPSLHAQLLKGILLGKRSDLPTETLDIFRNSGTFHVLAVSGLHVGLVAMFCYFGFGCFRLPQKILCLLTILAVLIYASLVGFRPSVFRASLMAILFLFATLIDRDADLFNLLAFAALVLLLLNPLQIWDVGFQLSFVAVAAIVYFVPKMEQPLRRLWENEQDSVPVLSRFRNAAVKWLVLSYLVTLAAQIGTTPLIAYHFFRTYPLGFVVGPFAVGLVSLIVAVGMVSVCVGFIWLPLAKLIALLNHVIISVFLALIGTFGQTWGVVKLAPPTFGLFVLYIGVFLGIAHWRYAYKQWRAASLIGLSVLAIWVWDTAFHERGKLLEIVTLDVGQGDAAFVRFPDNRTLLIDGGIQRSYYDAKKQRRVDYDVGKRVVEPYLDFRGIRKLDMVVLTHPDVDHGGGLGYILENFEVGRVLGISDMSLNSETHQRLHTIVNANHIPYAFPFAGAIELTPTARLNLLHPIDAASTNLLDQDKNDDSLVIKLTYHEVDVLFTGDIGKKAESRLIASGQDLRSEILKVPHHGSSTSSSAAFIDAVQPRYAIFSLGQSSLYQFPHADVVTRYRERGCVQIRTDEFGAIILRTDGKRCWVEGVE; this is encoded by the coding sequence ATGAAGTTCAAGCTGCGTCCCGCGCTCTATTTTCTTATCCCGTATCTACTCGGCATCATCGTAGGCGGATGGGTATCTATCCCGTTGTTGTGGTTGTGGTTCACCGTGCTACTCTGTCTTATCGGTAGTATCGTGACGCGGCAGCGGCGGCGTTATCTCTGCTACGGGTTGCTCCATCTTGCTGTTTTTGCGGGCGGTATGCTCCGTCTGGAAACCGCTTCGCATTCACCGATTCCGCCGCATTTTTACGATCAACCGATCAGTTTCTCCGGCACCACCACATATCAACCCGAACGCGGGGAGGCGTGGGATGCGTGTTATGCCGCTGGCGAACTTCAATTGCTGTCGGATCCAACGCAGCAGGTGTCGGCGAAATTTCTCATCAGATTCCAAAAGTTAGTACCGCTTCGCTACGGCAGACATATAACCCTCACGGGTGTTCTACGGCAACCGCAAGGCAGACGGAATCCCGGCGGTTTCGACTATCGTGCTTACCTTGCCCGGCAAGATGTTGTCGGCATCATTGATGCGAAAGGGCTGCTACGGATAGATGAACAGGGCGGATTTTTGCCCGGACGCTGGATAGAGGCACTCCGTATCCGTACCGAACGTGTTATTGACAATATCTACACCGCATCCGGAACGGTAGCACCTTCGTTGCACGCGCAGTTACTCAAAGGCATCTTACTTGGCAAACGGAGCGACCTCCCGACAGAGACGTTAGACATCTTCCGAAATAGCGGTACGTTTCATGTGCTTGCAGTGTCTGGTTTGCACGTCGGGCTTGTTGCGATGTTCTGCTACTTCGGATTCGGATGCTTCCGGTTGCCACAAAAAATCCTTTGTCTGCTGACAATCCTTGCAGTGCTTATTTACGCCTCTCTGGTCGGTTTCCGTCCGTCTGTCTTCCGTGCGTCGTTAATGGCAATCCTCTTTCTTTTCGCAACCCTTATCGACAGGGATGCCGATCTCTTTAATCTGTTAGCATTTGCGGCGTTGGTGTTGCTCCTTTTGAACCCGCTTCAGATATGGGATGTCGGGTTTCAGCTGTCTTTTGTCGCTGTGGCTGCGATTGTCTATTTCGTTCCGAAAATGGAGCAACCCCTGCGTCGGTTGTGGGAAAATGAACAGGATAGCGTTCCTGTCCTGAGTAGATTTAGAAACGCTGCTGTGAAATGGCTCGTTCTCTCCTATCTTGTTACACTCGCGGCACAAATTGGGACGACACCGTTGATCGCCTACCACTTTTTCCGAACCTATCCACTCGGTTTCGTTGTGGGCCCGTTTGCCGTCGGGCTTGTCTCGCTTATCGTTGCTGTGGGTATGGTATCGGTATGTGTCGGTTTTATTTGGCTTCCGCTTGCGAAGTTGATTGCCCTCCTTAACCATGTGATTATCTCTGTTTTCTTGGCACTGATCGGGACGTTTGGTCAGACGTGGGGTGTTGTGAAGTTAGCACCGCCGACATTCGGTCTCTTCGTTCTATATATCGGTGTGTTCTTAGGTATCGCACACTGGCGATATGCCTATAAACAGTGGCGAGCTGCAAGTCTCATTGGGTTGTCTGTTTTGGCAATCTGGGTTTGGGATACAGCGTTCCACGAAAGGGGCAAGCTGCTGGAAATCGTCACGCTTGACGTTGGGCAGGGTGACGCGGCGTTTGTCCGGTTTCCTGACAATCGGACGCTGTTGATTGACGGCGGTATCCAGCGGTCATATTACGACGCAAAGAAGCAGCGGCGGGTTGACTATGATGTCGGTAAACGCGTTGTTGAACCCTATCTCGATTTTCGCGGGATTCGGAAACTTGACATGGTGGTGTTGACGCATCCGGACGTTGACCACGGCGGCGGTCTTGGGTATATCTTAGAAAATTTTGAAGTCGGACGCGTCCTCGGTATATCCGATATGTCGCTTAATTCCGAGACACATCAACGACTGCATACGATTGTGAACGCAAACCACATCCCTTATGCGTTTCCGTTTGCTGGGGCAATTGAACTCACACCGACAGCGAGGTTGAATCTATTGCATCCGATAGATGCGGCATCAACCAATTTGCTGGATCAGGATAAGAACGACGATTCTCTGGTAATCAAGCTTACATATCACGAGGTAGACGTCCTGTTCACTGGGGACATCGGTAAGAAAGCGGAGTCTCGGCTCATCGCGTCAGGGCAAGACCTGCGTTCTGAGATTCTGAAGGTGCCGCATCACGGGAGCAGCACATCCAGCAGTGCAGCGTTTATAGATGCGGTTCAGCCGCGTTATGCGATCTTCTCGCTCGGGCAGAGTAGTCTCTATCAATTTCCGCATGCGGATGTCGTTACCCGCTATCGAGAACGCGGCTGTGTCCAGATCCGAACCGACGAATTCGGTGCGATTATACTCCGTACCGATGGCAAACGGTGTTGGGTTGAGGGGGTAGAGTAG